DNA from Alnus glutinosa chromosome 2, dhAlnGlut1.1, whole genome shotgun sequence:
TGTTATGTCATTTTCGTCTATAGCTTGCAAGCAACGGCGAGACGAAAATGAATACCAAAAGAACAAGTAACTGCTACCAAATCATTAGGGTGATAACCATTTCTTTAAGATCTAAAAGCATAAACAATTCGTATTTGGCAGAGCACATGGCCACGGCGCATTGGACTTTTAAGATCATGATTCATGATGCTGCATGTTTCatcttaattaaatattttcaagtaaccttttaaatatcatttttaagtaaaatataGCTCAATCTTCATAACACTGTGAAGAGGCCTTCTGAAGGTGGCTAAGGCCGTACTGAACTGATAGATTTTTTAGGTAATTAAACGCATTCGGGCTGGGATTTCCTATGCAATTGAACCTCATTAAACAGGCCGTTATCTAAACCAATCCTAATCCAACACAGTTTCAAAGAAGCAGTTTTCGGACGATTCTAATGCACAACTCTTAGATTGTCAACTCTACAAAGTATAATATTGTCTCTTAAagggttgaatttttttagcatttttcctcaacttaattttttagaataCATAGTGATTAAGCATGCATGATGAGAGCATTGAGTTCGATCGAACTACTGATTTAATATTGCCtaaattaagttttaaaaagtggATTGTTTTTCCAAAAATGTTTTAGGACTTTGTAGGACCTTTGTTTTTCCAAATATTACAGCGTATAGTACCACATTAATGAGAACAGGAGGCTAAATCTGACTGGGTAGACggccccaaccccaaccccaaccccaaccccaacacGACAATATATAATAGAATATTGAATCCTTAAACGCGTGGACCAAGTATGCAAGGCATCATCTGAAAGCTCCACTGGCTAGTGGCTTCGTTTTCTTCCTCCTTGTGTCtaacttatatatgtatataagctAGAGTCATTGATCAATGGGCTACACAGAGAGTGAAAGAGAGGTGAAGAGAAAAGCTGTTCAGATATTCGAGGAAGAAAATGGATGCATGGATCATGAGAGGGTTGTTTCTGGTAATGGCTTTTATGATTGTGGGGAGAGGAGAAGGGCAACTCGCCGAAAACTTCTACAGCTCGAGCTGTCCAAACGTCGAGTCCATAGTGCAGCAGGCAGTGTCCACAAAGTTTTCCCAGACGTTCACCACAATCCCGGCAACTCTGCGTTTATTTTTTCATGACTGCTTTGTTGAGGTAGGCTAGCTGCTATCACCGTTCAAGTCCTATATAGATGGCGATCATGACACCCACATTGCACGCTGTAAACATGCAATAAATGAGAGCTCtgaatgttaattttttacccTGTCTGTCTATACTTAAATCAATTTCAATCAATGGACACATGCAAAAAATGAGAGCTCTGAAGTCTCCGATGCTAGCTCCAGTTAGCAAGAAAAATGAAGTATTGATCAAAGGAATTAGAAGGCAGAGTGTTTTTAGAAAGTTGTTCGTGTATGAGAatggttgtgttttttgttttgagcGAGATTATGGGCCTCCAGTGAAGAGATACGTACGTTGGTTAATTCTTAGAATCATAGTCGTGACTCGTGAGTTCCCTAATTAATTTTATAGGTGTTCCTTGATTGAGTCTAACCGTGTAATCAACTGCATCATCCACCTAGCATAAGAAACCGTTGACCGGAAGGTAACttaatatataaagaaatcACATTTTGCACGTAATAGATAGAAACATCTTACCCACTAGACCACAAGGCTATCATACCCaccagaaagaagaagaaaacatggcacagaaagaagaaaaattacagACACTAAGAAagttttgagttgtttggaTAGTTTCTTCTTTGTCAATGTcaaattatcattaattaataaaaaaaattaatcatttaattagtattttaacAATGTTAAAACTGTTTGTACCTACCTTAGCTTAAATGATTTTCTACTCTCCGTCGTAGGGATGTGATGCCTCGGTCATGATATCATCGCCAAATTCCGACGCGGAAAAGGACGCCCCAGACAATCTTTCCCTAGCAGGAGATGGGTTTGACACTGTAATTAAGGCAAAGCAAGCAGTTGAAGAAGCATGCCCTGGCATCGTCTCATGTGCAGATATTTTGGCTCTTGCTGCCAGGGATGTTGTGGTCCTGGTAAGAATTGTTCACAAGCCTGCaagcttgatatatatatatatatatataatggattTCCGCTTCAAACAGAACTAACACCTTTGAATTGATCCAAAACTCTCAGGCTGGAGGCCCTTCATTCAATGTAGAGCTTGGACGTCTTGATGGCCTTATTTCCCTCGCATCTCGGGTTGCCGGTAACCTGCCAGAACCTACCTTTGATCTCAACCAGCTCAACACCATTTTTGCCAAAAACAATCTTGACCAAATTGACATGATTGCACTGTCCGGAGCACACACTCTGGGATTCTCACACTGCAGCCGCTTTGCCGACCGTTTGTACAACTTTTCCTCAAGCTCTGTTACGGACCCTTCTCTGAATCCCGACTATGCCAATCAGTTGGAATCGGAATGCCCTCAGAACGTAGACCCGAGAATTGCCGTCAACCTGGATCCCGTAACACCTCAAACTTTTGACAATATATACTACCAAAATCTGGTCGGAGGAAAGGGCTTGCTCAGTTCAGATCAGGTGCTCTTCACTGACTCTGTATCTCAGTCTACTGTCATCGATTTTGCTAACAATCCTGGTGATTTCAATGGAGCGTTCGTCACGGCAATGAGGAAGCTTGGAAGAGTGGGGGTTAAGACTGGTAACAACGGACAGATTAGAAGAGACTGCTCAGCCTTCAATTCACAGCAATAATTACAGGTTCCAATAAGGAGAACATGATGATCGtgaaataaatcaataatatccTGGAAGGGAATTCAATCTGTCAATTATGTATATGTTTACATACATGTGTATGCAGTCGATCAATAAATTTCTTTACATGGGGTTTTAGATATTCAATACTCTGTTGTTTCCAAGTAGTGCGTTCATAAGCTGGCAACGAATGACATGGGATCATTTGCATTCATAATTGTTCTCAGTACAAACTCAAATTTTGAATGTAGATTCTCCGCTTTGCAATCCTTCTCCACAAAGTAATTTGGGAAGAGAGTACTCTCTACCTCTAGTATGTGAATAAGcaattcattttcaaattttatcatgTTGGTCTGTAGGCGTTACTAAGTTAAACCCAACACTGCTCGGATAATTGGCAGAATTTCTTTCGTCATACGAAGTTAGAAGTTGAAGGCATTTGCGTGGTTTTGTCATCCCACACTCATATATCATATCAAAAATTACTTTAAATTACCTTTCCATTTATTGTTGCCGACCATTCAAATTGATTACATTCTAAATTAGCATCGagaattttttgtattttttttgtttttggataaatACAAGTTGAAGAAGGATGTCAATCTTCAATTTTGGGTgaagtaatgctactctttacaCCCATTTCACACCGGATTGTGATTGGTGCACAATACTTGTACAACACAAGACACAAGGGATGAGACTCATGTGATGGGTCCCACTCACATAGGTCCACCCCATGTGTCTTGTGTTGTGCAAATGtttgcaaaaatattttccctttcACATCGGCTGACGTGTCGTGTTTCAAGTAGTTTTTTATGTCAGCTACTTAAAGCACATCAAGtcagccaatataaaataagtgtAAAGAATAACATTCCTATTTGTGGTGCAAGCAATGGTAGTatgaaaagaaagatttttCGTTCAATTTCAAGACAACCATTTTTATATTCCAATTTGATTCTAAAGTCAACTTGATTGGAATTGCAAACCGCATATGGAAACATAATCCTCAAGCATGAAAGACTAATCAATTGATTGCTAGAAGATGAAAGAAACCAAGAGAGAACATACAAACAAGCATAGTTTATTCGTTTGATGAGCACAGTGGACAAAACTGACAGTAGATTTCAAACATTTCAAGCCAAACAATGTCCAAATCAAAAAAGGAAAGCATACAACAGCTCAACATTCGAAAGATAAATCAAGTTGTAGTGATCAACCGCAATGTAATGAAGAAGAGCCAAGTCTCACCCTGGAGAGAAGTGTGTTTCGAAGCATTCTCGCCTCTGCTATTGTTCTTGTGATGTATGTTTACATGGAAGAAACCTATCTTGAATGAAGTGTTGAAACACCACAAtaatttggacaaataatttgGTTATGTAAGCCTAGTTGTACTTGTTTTTCCATAGAGGTGGGCATATACAATCTTGGTCCGATAAACAAGAATCATGCTTAATACAAAGGCAATAATGCAGAACCCAGACATTATCAGTGAAGTTAGATAGAAGCATATGGCACCTTCACACTTCAGTGGTTCATCCACACTAAACGTGCCTGAGAAAATTGATCCCCAATTCTGCTGCTGTTGAAGTTGTTGATGAGCTTGCTTCTCTGCTTCATGGTCATATATACTGCTAGCAATTACACCAGAGAATACTAAAGAACCGGCAGGATTTGCCAGTGTGAGGAAATTGTACAAAGCCCcaaattttttcaaaccaaataaCTCGGAGGCAGCAGCTGGCACAATCGCCCAGTGAGCCCCATAGCCAAGTCCAATCAACAGTGTGCCAATGTGCATTGCCCCAGGCCACCCCATAGCAAATAAAAGATGCCCAACTGCCATAATGAGTTGTGCCACAGCCATTGCCACTGGTCTAGGATAAGCATGGTCCCTATTCAGTAAATGCCATGGATGGATGAGAAGAAGTCGTCAAAATCAAAAGTAAATTAAAGCTTAACAAACACCCAGGAGGAAATGAAATCAACTTGTACCTCACAATAACCTCAGAGAAGTAACCACCACCAATACGACCTAGAAAGTTCCAAATGCTGATCATGGACACAAAAATATGTGTGTTATCATACCCTAGAGACTGACTCATCTGACCCAGATTATCAATCACTGTCAACCCAGATCCAGAGCCCAATAGAAGTGAGAAAAATATAAGCCAAAAGTCTGCTTTGATTAAAGCTTGCATCAGGGTGAAGTCCTCCCCTCTATGCGGACCCCTCCTCCGCCTGACCCTCACCGCTCCCTCTGCGGCTGCCTGGAATAGTTTTGCTTGCAATTGTGCAATTCGCTTTTGCCTCTCTGATGCTGGAAGCAAGTCCACTTCCTTAGGCTTCTCATCTTCCAACTCACTGAATATAACCTCACTAGGATCCTGCCGAAGTCTGTCAAGTTCTTGTTTCTGTGGCTCACACAGGAGTGTCTCTTCTTCCGGAGCTCTTGGCTCTAGGCAAAAACTCAATGACATGGGAATTGCAATTGGAATCAGAAGAAGGATAAATAAAATTACCGTAAAAATCGTGATAAATGTATGGTTCAAATCGACCAGGTCTTCAACAAGCATGACTCCCATCAAATAAGCAGCCAATAGGAGGCATACACTATAGATAAATGTGAAACTTATGCCATCAGTTGGCCCGACCTGTCTGTGACCTCCAACAGGTCTGACAATGAACATTACGGCAATAACTACCATTGCTGGACCGACTGCAACCATGAATATCAGAGATGCATGATCAGGGGAATGAATCATTGCATATATCTGAGTCAAAATTGCGCCACCCAATCCAGCAAAGCCCTTTAGAATTCCGACCACAGGACCCCGACTTTTTGGGAAGTTTTGCACGCAGGAAACCAGAGCAACTGTGTTGAAGTAAGTCTCACCATTTGTGCCCACAAATATAAGAACGCACATCTGCATACTGATATCTGTTAATGATATAAGCAGTCAAGGTGGCATATAagattggaaagaaaatctcGGACCGAGAGAACACAAGTACTAATGTTGAGCCTTCAGATAATTATCCTAACACAATAGatactcagaaaaaaaaaaaaaaaaaaagaaaaaaaaaaaaaaaagccttacaCAGTAGGAACATGAGCCACATGTCAACTGTCCTTGATTGCAatcaaaatatgtaaaatttattACATCCAAAACGTCACTCTAATGGTCTCAGGGAAGTGTGCACATTTAAGATGACAACCAGGAACTAACAATGAAAGatagaaaaagagaggaaaggaACCACCCCCAATTAAGTTGGCTAAGGCTCATTTAGCAATAAAGGCTTATGAGCTTTGCTTGCTTGTGCCAAGCACAGCTCACAGCTCATCCTTTGGACCTCAAGATTGGTTCACAGGATTTCACTTGTTGACAGCCCCACTACACTCACTGCAAAGGGCAAGTTTaggaaaaatgatgaatttaccAACCTAAAACCAATAGCCCTTAGAGCAAgataaacgaaaaaataaaatcatttaagTTTGgtggagaaaaagaagaaccgAATCCTTCCATCAGTTGATCTGTAGAATTGTTTTTCTTTACCGAAATTTATGTTCCTTTCTTTGGTTGGAAAGAGGCATAGAAATCCTCTTCTATCATCAAATAAAGTAATTTCATGAAGATCCACCATAAAAATTTTGAAGTCGAGATACATAGCCAAATAATTAAGCCATAATTAAAAAGCATCCCAATCCTCATCAATGGCCATTGTATATgtatttacgaacaaaaaatcacaaacttGCAAGAAGCAGTACCTACCTTTAAGAGAGAAATACTAGAACAGTCGTTGCAGAAGTTCAGTTTAATATTTACCATGAAAACAACTATTAAAGCAAGATGATCTGTTGACAATTTTAGAAATCTAGATTTGATTGAAGCATCTAGGAGGCAACATGCAACTGTTGTCCTCCAAGCAATAGTATACAAATAAAGAATTCAACGGAACAACCAGTTGATTGATTGCAGATAAATCAAAATTAGATAAAAGTTTCCACAAAACTATTAGCTAAACGCTTTTAAACTTTCTTCACTATTAACTCAGTGCCTTAAAACATCAATACAAAAGATGAGTTCAAAAAAGGGTAAAAACACGGCATAAAAGGAAATGGTAATCTTCTAGCTCATTGCAACTTGATTTCTTGCATTCTAAGTTAGTAAActtagacccaaaaaaaaaaaaaaaaaaaaaaaaaaacagggatATAAATGGACTACCACAAACAGAAATCAAAGATTGAGAACATgttaagagcatctccaatagCTAAAATACATAGTGAAAAAGTACAAATTTCTATGTTAGAAACTGTTTTTCTATACACCTCCACCAATTATCTATTATTCTACTCTCTGTTTTATTTACATATTACTtttcagagttttttttttttttttcaaagaataagagaaagaaagaatcaaTATTTCATTGATGGAGTGGCTATTCCTGTAGCACAAAAGGTATTTTGGTTAGTCTGGAGAAAAATGGCTGATACTAGTTTAGTCTGCTGAAGATGCTTTTTACATTGCAATAGTTCTTTCAATCAAACATACAAACTATACTAAAAGAGATTCTAAAGTTCCATTTCAAAAAGGCTTTTGAAACTAGAAGCAACATCTATTTCCAACACCACCTcctattaataataattttcattgacaaatctttttctttctttcttttttctgtgtCTCAATCACGCAAGCAAATAAGCTCCAGCAAAGGAGATATAAAAAGAAGTGAAAGACTTGAAAGGTCATCAAACTTATAATGAATCAAAAACAAGACACAACCCCGCAATAGCAAAACAGCCAAACTCGATGATcaacaaatgaacaaaaaattcaatagagaagataaatcttaaaaaagagtaatattgATTGAAACTCACAGCCCACAAAGGCAAAGTGGGAGATCTGCCAGTGACAACGAGCCAAACCCAGCCATAGCCAACAAAGTTCTGGAGAGCACCGACGAGGAGAGCACCCCACAAGGGCAAGACCTCGCAAAGGCTCCCAGCCAAGAAACCAACGCTGTCTCCCAAGTCCTTGGCCACCCCAAGCCTCGCAATCTGCCTCTGGTTATAGCCAAGCGATCTCTTTATCACCGGCGATATGCTCCCAAACAGGTACCCGATCCCCGCACACGATTGCAACCACATTGCGGCCACGAACACCAGCCATCTGTTGCTCACAAACGACCTCAACCTCTCTCGCCAGCACCCACCACTCATATCTTTCTCTCACTCAGTCACTCACTCTCTGCCTTTCAAAACAACCAAAGGCTTTCTCTTTACCTTGTGTTCTCACGGAAAGCTTTGAGATTTCTTTATAATACAACCAAAGCAAACAGACAaacagacagacagacagagaggtgggggatgatgatgatgatgatgacgacgACGATGATGTGCTGGGTTGGGACAACAGAGTGGCTGATTTGGCATTATGTTCATCaagataaataaagaaattggAACCTGAGAGATTTGCACGAACGACACACTCTGCTGATTGTAAAAATAGAAAGGAATCAACAACTAGCGAACACCATCATTGTATTGTATTCTAGTAGCGGGACAATGGTTGCTTCTTctgttttttctctctttaaaaaatataaaataaattgataacacttttttcctttttttcttttttttttttttcaaaacaaaactattaacaaacaattcaaaaaataaaaatatttttttaaaaaaagaaaatagaaaacaaaaaacgtAGTTTAAAAAGGATTAACAATGGAGTGCTAAATTTTGACGGTGGTTGACAGATTCATTTGCTCGATTCTTTATAGACTATTGAGCacatgtttttcattttgttattgACATTGATTGATAGGCCTGATGTCTTGGTGTGAATGTTTGATATCACAAGAATTACTCATAAAAGTTGGTAACTTTTTTGACCATATGATTGTATTTCATAGAAAATTATAATTGGGTTATGTTTGTTATCTAGTTTTGGgaggtattttatttatttattttatatgacAAATAAATAAtcgtttttgtgtttttataaatattatgtGGTTTTGAttgtttgtcaatattttttgttttgagaatataaaataaattttttaacaaacataAGCTCTTGATGATTattatgaaagaaaacataattgtTACTACCTAAGTGTGAGTTCTCAataaacaaaaacccaaaattgtgttgaaatgcattttttttcttgagctAGTACtgaaaaaatacttttatttatAGTTAAATAAATATCACAAattatagattaaaaaaaaaaaaaaaaagggtaggtAGGTATAGAATTCGAGGAGTAGATTAATGGGCTGGGGGCTATACTTCATAAAGCGAATATAATTAGTTCGGATCCCCCATTCCCTCTCTTTCTCGCCGTGTGGTCATatcaaaaatagataaataaaaaaaattaataataataataataatttaataagaaTCAAGAGAATGTCATTCTTAGAGTTTAATTTAGAACCTATTAATTTTACTATCAACTAGAGTAATTACCTAGGATGATATCATAAATAGGACAATACTCCTCTCCattttcattgaaatttataaaattttttaatagttaagatttaaaattaGTGCATCTAACGATACGTAttatataaactttttaaataagCGTGCAATTAATAGAGTTAAATATCATAAATAAGCCTAAGGCTCAAAGCCTCGGGCCTAATTAACATGAAGGCCATCGAAAGCTCTCTATTGGCCGCCTACCAACACCACTccaggtttttttctttttctttttcttttgtattgcAATGACCCGTCATCCAATTGGGTTGGGGGAAAATATGCTTTTGCAATCTAAACTTATTGAACCACTATTTTCTGTGCTTCACTTTCTCTAATTATATGTTTTTGGGGAGGACATGGTCCACATGGACATGACCAAACATTGCTAATTGGATGGTGACGTGGGAGGGAGGGAGCAATAAGCCAATAATGCAAATTAAAGACTTCTTCCGTGAACTTCTTCCCCCCCACCACCCTTGATTGGATGGTTGTCCTTTATACATTAACCTTTGCTTTTTGTTGAATTATGTTGGAATGTAGGATGATGATTGATGGCCAACATCAACGCCGAGTGAAGGGGACAATTCATACATGTGACTGCAACAATATCACTCACTTTAACCTTTTCCTTTATCACGTACGTACGATGGCCAATTTCCGCACCGAGTGAGGGAGACAATTCATTTTTGCTGACTGACTGCAAATCTATCATTCACGCCATGACTCTAGGAAACCCAAGCACTCGATAGTGCTCGGGTAATGGGTATCTCCCTAAATGCCATTTTAATCGACCAATGGTTTATGGTTAATGATATATGCCTTTAGTTTGTGTCGCCTAATTGTGCAGCAATAGTGTCACACGTCCTcgattattgatgtgatgttcACAGCTAATGCTCGGTTATCTCTCTATATGCCATTTTAATCGACCGATGGATAATGATATATGCTTTTAGTCTGTGTCGCCTGCTTGTGCATACGAGGTAAGTTGGAGTGTCACACGTTTTtgattattgatgtgatattttCAGCTTATAAGTTATATCTTgtgcatacaaaatatatgaaactcaaaaatgtgaaagaaaacaatgaaagtagaaaaagaaagggacatGTGAGTTTTGGAGGTGGATTGGCCTTTGAGGCTTATGTTCATCGCTTAAAAATGCCATGTAGGGTTATATCTTGCAATTACTTACTTTAAATTAATACCAATTTATTACATGTtttatttatatgaaaaataggTTGGTAAGGCAGGGCCGGCAGGCTATAAAAGATAATCAGATActataaatttatttgtttattttgaaatggataggataaatttaattacataCATATAGAGTAAATAAATCAAAACTTAACATACAAAATATTCTAAAGATTCTATGATACTCATGCTATAACCCACAAGGCCACGATGATTGATATCTCCAAAGCATTCTAGCATTCAACTCTTGAGGTGGTCacctaaagttttttttttttttttttataaaaaataaaataaaataaaagtaaaaattggcACGTTGGTAAATGTGGTAAGGAGTTGTGTCTGGCAGTGACAATGTATCATATTTCTTGTTGATAAATATAGATGACTACGAGGAAAGAGAATatgatcctctcaatttcagacattttaatttttatgattcgtattatattttcataaatttaatggtatttATATTTTCACGTTATTTATTGTTggattatcaaaatattttgctaaaaaagTTAGAACCAAATTATGGAATGATGGTCACTGATTATACAACATTAACTTATGGT
Protein-coding regions in this window:
- the LOC133860033 gene encoding peroxidase 51-like, giving the protein MDAWIMRGLFLVMAFMIVGRGEGQLAENFYSSSCPNVESIVQQAVSTKFSQTFTTIPATLRLFFHDCFVEGCDASVMISSPNSDAEKDAPDNLSLAGDGFDTVIKAKQAVEEACPGIVSCADILALAARDVVVLAGGPSFNVELGRLDGLISLASRVAGNLPEPTFDLNQLNTIFAKNNLDQIDMIALSGAHTLGFSHCSRFADRLYNFSSSSVTDPSLNPDYANQLESECPQNVDPRIAVNLDPVTPQTFDNIYYQNLVGGKGLLSSDQVLFTDSVSQSTVIDFANNPGDFNGAFVTAMRKLGRVGVKTGNNGQIRRDCSAFNSQQ
- the LOC133860036 gene encoding protein NUCLEAR FUSION DEFECTIVE 4 isoform X2; translation: MAGFGSLSLADLPLCLCGLMQMCVLIFVGTNGETYFNTVALVSCVQNFPKSRGPVVGILKGFAGLGGAILTQIYAMIHSPDHASLIFMVAVGPAMVVIAVMFIVRPVGGHRQVGPTDGISFTFIYSVCLLLAAYLMGVMLVEDLVDLNHTFITIFTVILFILLLIPIAIPMSLSFCLEPRAPEEETLLCEPQKQELDRLRQDPSEVIFSELEDEKPKEVDLLPASERQKRIAQLQAKLFQAAAEGAVRVRRRRGPHRGEDFTLMQALIKADFWLIFFSLLLGSGSGLTVIDNLGQMSQSLGYDNTHIFVSMISIWNFLGRIGGGYFSEVIVRDHAYPRPVAMAVAQLIMAVGHLLFAMGWPGAMHIGTLLIGLGYGAHWAIVPAAASELFGLKKFGALYNFLTLANPAGSLVFSGVIASSIYDHEAEKQAHQQLQQQQNWGSIFSGTFSVDEPLKCEGAICFYLTSLIMSGFCIIAFVLSMILVYRTKIVYAHLYGKTSTTRLT
- the LOC133860036 gene encoding protein NUCLEAR FUSION DEFECTIVE 4 isoform X1, which gives rise to MSGGCWRERLRSFVSNRWLVFVAAMWLQSCAGIGYLFGSISPVIKRSLGYNQRQIARLGVAKDLGDSVGFLAGSLCEVLPLWGALLVGALQNFVGYGWVWLVVTGRSPTLPLWAMCVLIFVGTNGETYFNTVALVSCVQNFPKSRGPVVGILKGFAGLGGAILTQIYAMIHSPDHASLIFMVAVGPAMVVIAVMFIVRPVGGHRQVGPTDGISFTFIYSVCLLLAAYLMGVMLVEDLVDLNHTFITIFTVILFILLLIPIAIPMSLSFCLEPRAPEEETLLCEPQKQELDRLRQDPSEVIFSELEDEKPKEVDLLPASERQKRIAQLQAKLFQAAAEGAVRVRRRRGPHRGEDFTLMQALIKADFWLIFFSLLLGSGSGLTVIDNLGQMSQSLGYDNTHIFVSMISIWNFLGRIGGGYFSEVIVRDHAYPRPVAMAVAQLIMAVGHLLFAMGWPGAMHIGTLLIGLGYGAHWAIVPAAASELFGLKKFGALYNFLTLANPAGSLVFSGVIASSIYDHEAEKQAHQQLQQQQNWGSIFSGTFSVDEPLKCEGAICFYLTSLIMSGFCIIAFVLSMILVYRTKIVYAHLYGKTSTTRLT
- the LOC133860036 gene encoding protein NUCLEAR FUSION DEFECTIVE 4 isoform X3, with translation MQMCVLIFVGTNGETYFNTVALVSCVQNFPKSRGPVVGILKGFAGLGGAILTQIYAMIHSPDHASLIFMVAVGPAMVVIAVMFIVRPVGGHRQVGPTDGISFTFIYSVCLLLAAYLMGVMLVEDLVDLNHTFITIFTVILFILLLIPIAIPMSLSFCLEPRAPEEETLLCEPQKQELDRLRQDPSEVIFSELEDEKPKEVDLLPASERQKRIAQLQAKLFQAAAEGAVRVRRRRGPHRGEDFTLMQALIKADFWLIFFSLLLGSGSGLTVIDNLGQMSQSLGYDNTHIFVSMISIWNFLGRIGGGYFSEVIVRDHAYPRPVAMAVAQLIMAVGHLLFAMGWPGAMHIGTLLIGLGYGAHWAIVPAAASELFGLKKFGALYNFLTLANPAGSLVFSGVIASSIYDHEAEKQAHQQLQQQQNWGSIFSGTFSVDEPLKCEGAICFYLTSLIMSGFCIIAFVLSMILVYRTKIVYAHLYGKTSTTRLT